GACGGCGTGACCCAGGCCGGTTCGGCTTCCAGTTCTCCGGCAAAATCCAGAACATTTGCCACGCCCACGGCATGGGGGAAGAAGGCGAACATCGGGGCGTCGTTGGGCGAGTCCCCGGCAAAGACGATTCTGGACGCCATGGCGTCCAGATCCATGTCAAAGGCCTCGGCCAGAAGCAGCCGGGTCATGGTCAGCTTGTCCCAGTCCCCGAACCAGCCGTTGACGTGGATGGAGCTGATCTTGGCCTGGGCCCCGGCCTGCTCGAAGAGGAACTTGATCCGGCGCACGTCTTCCGGCGGCAAGGCGGGGACGTCCTCCCGAAAATCAATGGCCAGGTCCGCTTCCCGGTAGGCCTGGTCCGCGGACAGTCCGGCCCCGGGAACCTGGGCCAAGATCACGTCCCGCAACTCGGCCAGACGCCCGCGATCTTCGGCCCGCTCAGGCTCGCTCTTGAAAAACCGTCGAATCATGACCCTCTTTTCCCGGTCATACCGGAAATAAAAGGCCCCGTTTTCCCCCACCACCGCGTCCACGGGCCACATCCTGGCGATCTGATCGCACCAGCCCGCGGGCCGCCCCGTGATGGGCACGACGATCAGCCCCGCGGCCTGGAGCCGCTCAAGAGCGGCATAAGCGGCGGCGCCCAGACGTCCATCGTCGGTCAACGTGTCGTCGATGTCCGTAAGCACGACCTGGACGGCCCAGGCCGTGTCGCGGGGCATGTGATGCAGGGGGCGCATGGCTTAAATAATGCGTTGGCGAATCTTGGTCACCACGATTTCCGCGACAATCACGATGGCGAAAATGCACAAGAGGATCAAGGCCACCTGGTTCCAACGGAACAGGTTGATGGCCGTGTCCAGGGCCATGCCGATGCCGCCCGCGCCCACCAGGCCGATGACCGCGGATTCGCGGACGTTGATGTCCCAGCGAAACAGGCTGATGCCCCAGAAAGCCGGGGCCACCTGGGGCCAGTAGCCCTTGAGGATGATGCTCGTCCAAGGCGCGCCCGCGGCCTTGAGCGCCTCGATGGGACCGGGGTTGCACTCTTCCAGGGCCTCGCCCAGCAGTTTCCCGCAAAAGCCGATGGACCGGAAACCAATGGCAATGGTCCCGGCCAGGGCCCCGGGGCCGAAGACCGCCACGAACAAAATGGCCCAGACCAGGGTGTTCACGGAACGGGAGGAGACCAGGATCAGCTTGGCCAGCCAGTTCAGGGCCGGGACCGGAGTGATGTTTCTGGCGGCCATCAGCGCCACGGGCAGGGCCAGGAACAGGGCCAGAATGGTGCCCATCCCGGCGATGTGCATAGTCTCCACCAGGGCGCTGTGTACGCCGGTCCAGTAATACCCCGTAGCCGGCGGCCACATCCGGGAAAACATGTCCCCCATTTGGCTTGGGGCGTCGTACAGAAACTCGGGCACGACGTGCACCGTGCGCAGGGATACGGCCAAGGCGATCCCGGCGGCCAGAAAGACGCTGAACCGGGCTAGGCGCTGCAAGGGGGTGAAGCGTTGCCATTTGCGGCTAGTCATTGAACACCGCCTTGACGATGGAGGCCAGATACTCACCGAGCATGACCAGGGCGATGATGGAAAGCAGAATGGCCGCCAGGAAATCGTAGTCAAAGCGCTGGAACGCCGCGAACAGGGTCCCGCCGATGCCGCCCGCGCCCACGATCCCGA
Above is a window of Desulfonatronum sp. SC1 DNA encoding:
- a CDS encoding HAD-IIB family hydrolase; its protein translation is MRPLHHMPRDTAWAVQVVLTDIDDTLTDDGRLGAAAYAALERLQAAGLIVVPITGRPAGWCDQIARMWPVDAVVGENGAFYFRYDREKRVMIRRFFKSEPERAEDRGRLAELRDVILAQVPGAGLSADQAYREADLAIDFREDVPALPPEDVRRIKFLFEQAGAQAKISSIHVNGWFGDWDKLTMTRLLLAEAFDMDLDAMASRIVFAGDSPNDAPMFAFFPHAVGVANVLDFAGELEAEPAWVTPSRGGAGFVELTEVLLQIRRD
- the phnE gene encoding phosphonate ABC transporter, permease protein PhnE, giving the protein MTSRKWQRFTPLQRLARFSVFLAAGIALAVSLRTVHVVPEFLYDAPSQMGDMFSRMWPPATGYYWTGVHSALVETMHIAGMGTILALFLALPVALMAARNITPVPALNWLAKLILVSSRSVNTLVWAILFVAVFGPGALAGTIAIGFRSIGFCGKLLGEALEECNPGPIEALKAAGAPWTSIILKGYWPQVAPAFWGISLFRWDINVRESAVIGLVGAGGIGMALDTAINLFRWNQVALILLCIFAIVIVAEIVVTKIRQRII